The following DNA comes from Synechococcus sp. CC9616.
GCCTGAGCAGACGACGCAGGGCCAGGCGCAGGGAGCGTTGCTCCACCAGGGCACTCACCACCACCTGACGCTCCTGGATCAGGGAGCAGTCCATCAAGGGTGCTTCGATCCAGCGGCGCAGGCAGCGACCCCCCATGGCGGTGAGGGTGCGGTCGATCGCCCAGAGCAGCGAACCCTGCAGTTGGTTGTCGCGTTGGGTGGCGGTGAGTTCCAGGTTGCGGCGCGTCTGAGCGTCCAGAACCAGGGCATCGCCGTTGTGAACGATGCATGGCACCTCGAGGGGCACGCGGGCGTCGGCTTCGAGCGGTTGTGTGTCCCGCAGGTAGGCCAGCAGGCCGCCGGCGGCTCGCAGGGCGAGGGGAAGCTCCGGTAGCCCGAGGCCATCGAGGCTGCTGAGGCGGTAGTGGTTGAGCAGGGCTTGTTCGGCCTCTGGGGCACTGAAGGCTGTGCTGCTCAAGGGGGTAAGCCGCAAACGTTCCGGGCACCAGGAGGGTGTGGTTTCACGGTCCTTTCTGTCACTAGCCCTTGCAGCCCAGAGCAGTTCCGAGGCCTCCAGCTGGGCCAGCTGTTGATGCAGCTCACTGGCTCCACGGCGCTGCATCACCTGCACCTCACCGGTGCTCACGTCGGCCTGAACGAGGCCCCATGGCAAGGCGTTGTCGTTGCGGTCTGGCTCCACCACAACAGCCGCTAGCCAGTTGTTGCGGCGGGCGCTGAGCATGCCCTCCTCCAGCACCGTCCCGGGGGTGAGAACCCGGGTGATGTCCCGCTTCAACAAGGATCCCTTGGTGGGGCTGGTTTCGAGTTGATCGCAGAGGGCGACGGAATAGCCGCGACGAATCAGTTCGGCGCAGTAGCGCTCAGCGGCGTGGTGGGGGATGCCGGCCATCGGCACCCGGCCGATGGCCTTGCCCCCCTCCTTGCCGGTGAGGGTGAGCTCCAGTACCCGCGAGAGCTCGATCGCGTCTTCAAAGAAGCATTCGAAGAAATCCCCCAGCCGGTAAAGCAGTACACGCTCTGGGTGGGCCGTCTTGAGCTCCACGTAATGCCGCAGCATCGGCGTGAGCTGGGCGGCCTTCACCTGGCCGTGGTGGGCCCAGGCGGGTTGATCATCGGAATCGTCCGGCGTCGCAACGTCTTCAGCGACTGATTCGCTGGCGTTGGTCTTGCGTTTGTTCGCCTCCTGCCTCTGACGCGGCCGGGCTGCGGCATCGGCATTGAGCTTGGCGTCCGTTAGTTCGTTCAGCTCGGGTGCAGCCGTGTTGCCCTGCAGGCTGGTGCTTGTTTTGGGGGGTTCCGGTTCGCCGAACAGGCTGCCCTGCAGGGCGAGGGAGTCCTGCTGTGCCACCGAGCCAAACATCGTTGGACCGAGGATACGAGGGTTGTCGCGTTTCGGGTTGGCGATGCATCTGCTGATGGCACTGGATCAGGGCTTCGAGTCCTTGGCGGCGGTAGCGCTCACGTCGTTTTTGCTCCATCAACGCTTTGAGTCGCTGGTGCTGGTGAGCCCTGCGGAGGAGACGTTTCCGCAACTCGACGCTTTGGCGGCTGCATTTGCCGTGCCGCTGCGTCATCAAGCCATCGGCGATGCCGCGGCTCTGCATCAACTGCCGGCTTCGGTGCGCCCGTATTTCTTCTGCATCGAAGCGCTGCAGCAGTCAGATCCCGGCCGTTACCTCTACGTCGATGCCGATACCTTGTGCGTGTCCAATCTCGAGGCACTTACCGACTTGCCCCTCAGCGAGGAGAGGCCTATGGCTGCCGCCTCCCATGGCCGGCCTATGCCCGATCGGGCCCTGCTGCTTGGCCTGGAGACCCAATACCACTACTTCAATGCCGGCGTGCTGCTTTTCGACAGCAGCTGCCTGGCTGCGCTGCTGACGCCCCCTGATGTGGTGCAGTATTTCCTGCAGAACCGTGCCCTCTGCCGCTTTCGCGAGCAGTGCGCGCTCAATGCCTTGCTGCGGGGCAGGTTGCAGTACCTACCTGGTCAGTTCAACCTGCTCAGCTGGATGCGCCCGCGCCAACAAGACAATCCCTGGCATGAACTTGCCTGCAATCCGATGGCCTATTGCCTGCCGGATGTGCGCGACAACGCCGCCATCGTGCATCTCTCAGCTGGAGCGCTGCCGAACCGCCTGCCGGCGGAGCGCTTGGAGCGTTTTGACCTTTATTGGTTGATGCTGCAGCAAGGCCTTCAGCAGCCGCAGGTGGCACCACAGTTGCCCCGTTATGCCGAGCGGTGGTGATGGGGGAACCGGCGTTGTTGGATGGCGAAATGAGGAGCCAGGAAGCGGTTCAGTCGCTTCACCGGGGTTTCGCTGATGTGAAACAGCAACAGCTGCTTGGGCGCTTCAGTGCTGAAGTACTGCAGCACCTCGCTGTGATGTTGATACCAGTCCAGCAGCCAGCGCTGCTTGAGTTGGCGGCGGTTGCGGATGCCGTCGGGGCGAAGGGCGTCCAAGTAGGCCTGCGCGAAGCGGCCCTGGTCATGCTTCAGGCGTGAACGGATCCAGTCGAACGGATTACGGGTGTTGAGCACGAACAAGGCATCGGGATAGTCCCGGTGCAACGCTTTGAAGTAGCGGGACCCCTCGATCAGGGGCTGGTCATCGCTGTTGCTGCCTCCCCAGGGCGTGCCTGGGATGCAGATCATGTCCGTATAGGCGGTCCAGCGATCGATCCCTTGCAGCAGTGGTTGGCCTGCCAGATGGTTTTGATGCAGCGCCATGGCTAGGGTGTTGGCGCGCCAGTGCACCGAACTGATGCCGTTGGCCTTGAAATAGTCGTGGAACGACGTGGTGCCGCATTTGTTGAAGCCGATCAGAAAGATCGGCGGTGTTGTCTGGCTGGCGGTTCTCATGGCATCCAGCGGTCATCGCGCCATAGCGCTCGCTGCTCTGGGTTCTCCAGCACGTTGCGGCACAGCTCCGGCAGAGCATGGGCCCGGATAGCCTCCAATGGAAAAGGCGCCACGGCATTGAGTTCGCGCACCTGCATCACCGCGGCATGTAGGGAATCGGCTTGGCCAGCGGTCACAGCCCCTGCATGCTTGCGGTAGCTCACGTGGATGCGGTCAACACCGAGAATCGACACTCCAGCCCTGGCCATGCGCAGGTACTGGTCGTAATCGGTAGCAAGGGATAGACGACGGTTGTACATCCCGCCCGCTGCTCCATAAGCCGCGCGATTGAAGGCTGTTCCGGGGTTCGTGATGAAGTTCATCATCTCCAGCAGCGGTGCACTGAAGGGCTGAAACACGGGTTTGGCATGGCCCCGCGGGTTGCTGCTGCTGAACAGATTTACGCGGGTGTAGATCAGGCGAGGGCTTTCGCTGCTGAGCAGCTCCAGGCAATCGGCAGCCCGGTGGGGGTGGTTGAGATCGTCGCTGTCCAGGGTGATCAGGATGTTGCTGCGGGCTGCGGCGATGGCCCGCTCCCGGCCAGCCGCTTCGCCGCTGGATCCAGGCTCTTGCTTGATGTAGCGGATGCGTGGATCGCCAAGACCTTTCACAAGAGTCTTCAGGTCCGCCTGATCGCTGTGGTCGTCCACGACCACGGCTTCCCAGTCCTCAAGGCTTTGGCAAAGACAGCTGGCCAGAGCTGCCCGCAGTTCCAGCGGTCTGTTGTGCGCTGGGGTGATGAAGCTGACCTGCGGTAGGCGGCTCATGGCACGGCGCGTGTGACGGCTGGTCTCCGATCCAGCGGTATGCAGGATCTCACGTGTGACAATGTCCTAACGATCCGCGTTTCCATGCAGTTCCTTAACACGCTCACCGTTCTGGCCCTGGTGGTGATGTCCTTCGCTTTGATCGTCGCCGTTCCAGTGCTCTATGCCTCCAGTGAGGACAGCGGCCGCTCGAACCGTTTGATCTTGCTGGGCAGTGGTGTTTGGGTGGCTCTGGTTCTGCTCAACTGGGGTGTGAGTTTCTTCGTCGTCTGAGTTCGCCATGGCCACCTTCGAGGGACGGTTCACGGACACGTCTGGATTGCGCATCGCTGTGGTGGTGGCTCGTTTCAATGATTTGGTCACCGGCAAGTTGCTGAGCGGTTGCCTGGATTGCCTGGCGCGTCATGGCATCGATACCAGCTCCAGCAGTAATCAACTGGATGTGGCCTGGGTGCCTGGCTCGTTTGAATTGCCGATCGTTAGCCAGCAACTGGCCCGCAGTGGTCGTTACCAGGTGCTGATCACTCTCGGAGCCGTCATCCGTGGCGACACGCCCCATTTCGATGTGGTGGTTGCTGAGTCCAGCAAGGGGATTGCCTCTGTGGCCAGGGAGACTGGCGTGCCAGTGATCTTTGGGGTGCTGACCACAGACACCATGCAGCAGGCGCTTGAACGGGCTGGAATCAAGAGCAACCTGGGCTGGTCCTATGGACTTCAGGCTTTGGAGATGGGCTCCCTGATGGCGGCATTGCCACCAGTTGAGGCCTAATGCGTTGCGGATTGACCTTGAGCCCCTCCGTGGTGCATGATCATCTCGTCGCAGGGAATACATCTCGCGCCAGCGACCTGCGGATGTAGCTCAGTGGTAGAGCATCTCCTTGCCAAGGAGAGGGTCGAGAGTTCGAATCTCTTCATCCGCTTTTGAAGTTAAATGTCATTAAGTCATGTTCACAAGTATTTACAAATCTAATTTGCTCACAAAAGCCTGAAGATTTAATATTCAACGAATGTTTTTTCAGTTTTTGAATACAAGAAGAATAAAACAACTATTAAATTGTTTGACGTCATAACCCCTTTCTTTATAAGTTTCCTCTTATAGTAATATCCAAAAGTACGGCGCGATAACGATCGGCTGAATGAACTCTACCGAAATTAACAAGTCGTTTACCTCTCCAAAGTGTTACTGCGATACTGCTATTCATAAACATATAACTATTTTAGCAATCGATCGGTCAGAAGCCTAAAAAGGATAGTTGTCAGGAGTCTTTGTAGTTTAAGGATTCCGCAAGATGGTTTTAGATTTGGACCAAGCCCTAACAATCAGAGCCCGAATGATCCTGGTGCGTGCAAAACAATTAAGTGTTGAGCCATCTCGGAAGAATCTGTCGCATTTTTCTGGTTTGCACTACAATCGAAATGCCAACACCCCTAAAACCACTGAAAGAGACCAAGAGTGAGGAAAGTTCATCTGAAAATAGAGATGAACAAGTCAAATTATCTCTCACAACCAAACAAAGGCTCGGTGACGCTACGAACCAGTGGTTAGCTCGAAACCGTTCAATGGTTCTTCGCCAAACGCCAGTTTGGGCGCAGACACTAGCTTTTTTAATGATAAGCCTCAGTACCATCGCAGTAATAGCTGGCATTTTCTTTCGAATTGACGAGGTTGTAACTGTTCAAGGACAGTTGAAGTCAATTGGTGGAACCGTTGAAGTGGAAACGCCTGTGGGTGGCCAGATATCAGGAGTGTTTTTTACGGATGGTGAAAAGGTCATAAAAGGTCAGCTCTTAGTTCGTTTTGACACTCGCCAAGCTTTGGAGCGTAAAACAACATTGACAAAATTAATTGAAATAGAGCAAAAAGAGTTGCAAAACCAGTTGAAAACCTTTGAAAGTCAATTATCTTCTTTGCAATCACGTGAAGAAGTCCTGGAGCAACGATTAGTTACCAAAAAGCTAATCACTTCTGAAATGGGTGAATTAGTTGAGCAAGGAGGTTTTCAGCGACTTCAACATCTTGAACAATTAGATCAAGTATTTGAAATGCAAAAGCAAATTACAGAGTTAAAGGAGCAGAAAAGTCGTTTGCAATTACAATCCGATCAAACAAAACTAGAATCAATTAAATCTTTAGATCAGATGAAAAATCAGCTGAAAGAAATTAATCTTCAATTACAATATCAAAATGTACATGCTCCAGCTACAGGAGTCGTGTTTGACCCTGCTGCACGTTCAAAGGGAGTTTTACAGTCTGGTGAAAGAATCTTATCTATAGTGCCACAAGAAGGTCTATATGCTGAGGTGTTTGTTCCTAACCAAGATATTGGATTTGTACGCAGTGGACAACAAGCAAAAGTAAGAGTTGATGCGTTTCCATTTACTAGGTACGGAGAAATCTCTGCAAATGTTAGCCAAATTGGTGCAGATGTTCTTCCACCAGATAGTGCAATGACCTTTTATCGGTTTCCTGTAAAGTTGGAGCTAAATAAATTTTATTTAGAAAGTCGAGGGATACAAATACCTCTAAAGTCTGGCATGGCAATTACCACAAATCTTAAACTACGCGAAAAACGACTCATAAGCCTCTTGAGCGATCTTTTGGTCGATCAAACAGATAGTATACGGAGTATTCGGCAACAATGAATAAAGATAGTGTAGTGCTTAATTCAGTATTGGATCCAAATCCGGATGAGTGGTTATCGATTAAAAGAATTAACCATTTACATCAATATATTTCTCCAATCTCAAAATTACTTAAAGAAGCCAATTTACTGGACCAAGTATTGGATGCTTGGATCAAGCATGAATTGCGTGTAGAAGCTTCATTGTCTGACGATGGTTTGTCAAACTCTGATAATGCTGAATTGAAGTGGGCTAGGAATCATTGGGGCCATCGTTTAGAGTCTATTTACTTACGTCATAAATCTATGCTTGATTTAGTTAGCTATAAACTTTTGCGTGTAGCCAAGCGTGACTTTGCTTATGAATTATATCATAGACTAAAAGCACATGAAAATACATTTGAGAAATTGTGCTTCGAGTTTTCAACTGGTAATGAAAAATGGCGAGGAGGTTTGTTTGAAGATCAATCTCTTGCTTTATTTCCTGTAGCAATGCAAAAGTTTATTTCGTCAATGCACAGCGGAGATATACATCCTCCAGTTAAATACGGAGAAGAATATGCGATTTTTAAGCTAATAAAATATACATCTGCTGCATTAGATGATGATGGTGAAGAGCGTTTGCTAAAACTAGAATTGAATAATTGGCTTGAAGGAACGCGTCAAGCGTCCTACCATCACTTATTATCTGAGTGTTAGAGACTATTTCGCTTGGCAGCCACCGATCAATTCGACTCATTGTTCAGCCAAATCTCTGGACAACTTCCTTACTCACACCTCACAAGAGATCAATTTCAAAATTTGACTTCTGGATCAAAAATCCTAAGTTTTGATCCAGGCCAGCTGATTTTGAGGCCTGACGAGATACCCCGCAGATTGTTCTTGGTTTTCCAAGGATCTGTTCGACTTCTAGCAAAGCGACCTGATAACAGGGAAGCGATCACTTTGTGTAGACGTGGACCTGGTCAATTATTGGGGTGGGTGAGTTTATTGCGGGGATCACCTTGCGAGTGGGTCACCGCTTCAGAGTCATCTATGGTGATCACGTTATCATCAGAAGCATTCATAGAGGCATATAAAAAAAATCAAGAATTTGCGATTTCGTTCCAAAAATTAAATCACCCTCAAGAAGCTTACGCTGTATTATCTGCCTCTGTACAAGATAAAACAGTATGTGATAAAAATTGGGCAGAATCTCTCCTTAAGTTGAGTCAAAATAGTGCGACATTAACTTTTCCTCATGACCAAGTATTTGAACCGAATGATCACAATGCAGCTTCAGATTGGTTAATCAGCACAGATGGTTTTACGGGTGTTCCCGTTGGATCACTTCTTACTGCTGGTAGTCAGTTACCAGATCGTCCTGGATATCAGCTTGATGTTCGTTGTGTGCGTACTCTTCAAGAAAACAAACAACAATATAATCAGGCCATAGATAAATTCAAAAATCTTGCCGAAGAGGCACAAGATTTACCAGGCATGTCTCTTCGTGAATTGGGAATTCTTGAAGATGATTTCCTTGAAGATGAGCAGAGGTTTCCTGTCGTCTGCGGACGGGGTCCTATTAAGGAAGCTCTTGCTGTTTGTGAAATGATTGCATTACATCAATCTGCACCTTTTCGCAAAGATATTATTGAAAAAATTCTTGAGGACCAATTCCGGCGAAATAAAAGTCTTTCATTAGAGCTTGTAGCTCGTTTGTGTGAGCTTTTGGGCCTTAATTGTCAAATTGCTGCAGTTGACTCTGAATTTATTAATAGTGTAGAGTTACCAGCTATATTAATGATTGAAAGTGTACCCGTTGTAATATATGCATTGAAGAAATCTTCTGTCATTATTGCTCATCCGCACAGAGGAATTTGTCGTTATTCTTATAAAGAATTTAAAAGCTACTTAGGCAAAAGATTCTATTTTGCTCTTCCAAGGCGAGTAGGTAGCACACCCACAAGTCGTTTTGGATGGAATTGGTTCACACCATTAATTAGTAAATATAAAAAGTCATTGATCTTAGTTTTTGTAGCATCTTTGTTGGCCCAATTATTCGGCATAGCTATACCTTTAATGATACAGCAAATTATCGATAAAGTACTCGCCCAAGGAAATTTAAGCAGTTTAAATGTGTTAGGTAGCGCAATGGTTATATTGGCATTATTTCAAGGTATTCTTACTGCCCTCCGTACCTACATATTCGTTGATACGACTGATCGAATGGATTTGACTTTAGGGACCGCTGTAATTGATCGTTTATTAGCACTTCCTCTTGATTTTTTTGAAAAGCGTCCTGTAGGTGAACTAAGTCAACGTTTAGGAGAACTTAATACTATACGAGGGTTTTTAACAGGAACAGCGCTAATGAGTGGACTAAATCTTATTTTTGCTTCGTTGTATTTAATAGTTATGATTATCTACTCTCCGCTTTTGACAGCTGTTGCTTTAAGTATTTTGCCAATCTATTTCCTTTTGATTTTTGGTATATCACCCATCTATAAATGGCTAATAAGACGTCGGGCAGTTGCACAAGCTAAAACACAAAGTCACTTGGTTGAAATTTTGGGTGGCATTCAAACAGTTAAAGCGCAACATTTTGAATTAACTGCAAGATGGAAATGGCAAGATCGTTATAAAGAATATGTTAATCAGGGTTTTCGCAGCACTGCACTCGGTACAGCCTCAAGTGTTGTCGGGAGTTTTCTGACACAATTAAGTGGGCTTCTTGTACTTTGGGTTGGTATGTGGTTGGTTCTTAATGGAGAACTTACTCTTGGTATGTTAATTGCCTTCAGAATAATCAGTGGAAATGTTACAGGACCATTATTGCAATTATCAACATTATACCAAGGATTTCAAGGAGTACAAATATCAATGGAGCGACTTTCGGATATCATAGATCAAAATCCCGAGCTTTCTAATACAGATGACTTAAACCAAATTCCAATACCACTTATAGATGGTAATATTCGCTTTGAAAATGTTTCCTTTCGTTTCAAAGATAGCGGTCCGAATCAAGTTGATGATGTTAACTTAGAAATAAATTCTGGTAATTTTGTAGGCATAGTTGGACAAAGTGGTAGTGGCAAAAGTACACTCATGAAGTTATTGCCACGTCTTTATAAAATCAACCATGGCCGAATATTCATTGACGACTACGATATTTCTAAAGTAAATCTTTCGAGTTTGCGAAGACAAATTGGTATTGTCCCACAGGATTCATTGCTATTTGAAGGGACAATATCTGAAAATATTGCCCTTAATGATCCGCAAGCTACTACTGAATCAATTATCGAAGCGTCAAAAATAGCTTGTGCTCACGATTTTATAATGAGCTTAGGACAAGGTTATGCAACAAAAATAGCAGAGCGCGGAAGTAATTTAAGTGGAGGTCAACGACAACGGATAGCAATTGCTCGAACTATACTGGCTAACCCTCAATTGTTAATTATGGATGAAGCTACAAGTGCTCTAGATTACAATACAGAACGCCAGCTTTGTCAAAATTTGCAAGTTTGGGCTGAAAATCGCACTGTTTTATTCATAACCCACCGTTTAAGTTCTATAAAAGATAGTGACCTCATTGTTGTAATGCATGACGGTCAGCTAGTGGAGAAAGGAACGCATCCCCAGCTAATTTCAAATTGTCAAAGGTATGCTGCATTGTACGAACAGCAAGGCGAATAAGTAAGATTTGTTTTAAGCGCTATAATCTCGTTAGATAATATTTTAAAATTTTAAGCATATTTATCTTATAATGGCTTGTAAAGACTTAATTAAAAGATTTATTGCACAAAGATTTAATTGCTTATTTCGTTGATATTTGAAATATTGACAACTGGTTGTAAAATATAAGCTTTGTATTTATTATGCTGCAGATCTACTATTGTGTCTAAGCGAATTGGATTCCTCATTGATAATGCTTTAGTTCTTCATTGTGGACAAGTTTCTACTATAGATAATATTTTTATAATTAATTGTAGGAACCCACTATTCTCGTAGAGGCTTCAGCTGTTTTAGAAGCTGCTTATATACTACTAATTGGTTTGACATTAAGCAGTGTATAGATATTACCATTACACTTATCAAAGCTTTAAAAGTCCATCACTCTAGTTGCCCATTAAGCACAGCCTTCATATAAAGATTTTAGTGGGGCCTGTAGACTGTCGACTAACTTGTCTGCTGAGCTACTTTATTTTGAAGCACTAAACTCTGGTAATCTCAGCACAAACTGGGGTTGCAGATCAATACAAAATCTTTATTTTCTAAAATACGACAGTATTAGCTATTTTATTTGTAAACTAATATCTAAGAAAAATGCACACTGTAAACGAAATCTGGCTTCAACTTTCGTACTTGAGTCAGCTCTGGTGATTTTATCACTTCTTAAGTTTTTGCGGCTTCGCCGTATTACTTAATTTAATTGGTACCACTTAACAGATAACTAATTAATCTAGCTGGAAAATTATTAATGAGACCCTTTCGTTTATACCTTCTCTATGGAATAAATTTAGATTAATATATAGAAAATAAGTGATGCATTTTGTTGAAAGGATCTAGTCATATATTTATCGTAAAAGGCTCTCGAATGAGGAGCTGGAAATGCTTGTTGAAGCAAATAATATCAGAAACTTAAATTGAAATTCCCCGAGAATGCGGCTAAAAGTCTAATGGTTCAAGCAGAATTGGATGGCGGGTAAATTTGGGCATCAAATTTGTCGCTCCATCTTAAACGAAGAGGTAAGCAGCAGATCCACTCTTGGTTTTGAAGTCATCGGCTTCACCAGTAACAGTCGGTGAATCTATGGTAGGTATGCCCTCTGCTAGAAATGAGTTATCACTAGCGGATTGCATGAACCCATTGCTACTCAACGAAATGCATACTTGGATCCGGCATAACGCCGCTAGCTGGTTTGGCATTATGTAACAGGTAATTGTTGCCAGCTGAATATTTTATTGCATAAAAAAGCCCCTCAAAAGAGGGGCAGGAAAATGAGTGACTAATCGAAATTTAGAGGAATTCCATTTTGAAGTCACCTGATGCTGCAGCTGAAAGTCCAATAGTTCCAGCAGAGTTAGTTGTTGGGTCAAATTTGACAACCAAATCGGTCGCTCCACCTTGAACGAAGAGGTAAGCAGCAGATCCACTCTTGGTTTTGAAGACACCAGCTTCGCCAGTAACAGTCAAACTGTCCATCGCAGAAAGACGTTCTGCTACAGATGAGTTGTCACCAGCGGATTGCAGGAATCCGTTACTACTCAACGAAACGTCACCCTTGGATGCAGCATTCGTGCCGCTAGCTGGTTCGACATGGAGTAGTTGGTAGACGTCGCCTGCGGACTTATCAAAGTTGACGACATCCATTGCTCCAGTTGTCGAGTCGGCAACTGAGCTCCAACCAATAATTCCAGCGAAACCTGCGGTTCCATCTGCCAGACCACCCTGGTTAGATGCACTGAAAGTGATGCTGTCTGCTCCAGCTTGACCGTAGATGGAACCAAATCCTCCACCTGCAGAGAATGCAGCATCTCCAGCAGTCTTATCAGCAACGTTGTAACTGAGAAGAATGGAGTCGCCGCCACCTCCAGCTAGAACCTGAGCGCCTGAACCGGCGCTGCCGAATTCAGCGAATTCAATAGTGTCAGCACCTGCTCCTCCACCAATTGTAAGACCAACAGCTTCAGCGAAAGTTGCGCTCTCAAAGTCAAGAGAGTCAGCGCCACCACCACCGAGAATGAAAGCTGTATCAGAAATGTCGCCATCAACGATCAGCTTATCGTCTCCATCTGCAAGCTTGACTTGTCCAGAATCGAAAACACCAGCCGCAGCTGTAATGGTGAGGGTGTCATTTCCTCCCCCAGCGATAATTGAAAAATCAGTACCAGCTTTCAGATTGAGTGAAAGACTGTCAGCTCCGCCGCCACCAGCAATTGTGCCACTACCAATTTCTGAAGCGGAAAGAATCAATGTGTCCTTTCCAGCACCCATAAGAATGGCAGCACCTGATGCTGACACATCGGAATTGCCGGAGAAGTCGTCAGCACCAGCGCCAAAAGCAGCTGTACCAACATTCAGGTCAAGAGCACCTTTGTTTGTTACGACATCACTGCCGTTTCCAAAACTGATGTTGGAAATTGTGTTGGTTCCCGACAAAGTGAGAGTGTCACCTCCAGCACCTCCCTTGAGGGTTTCGCCAGAGAATGTGACTGAGCTGAGAGAAATGAGGTCAGCCCCTCCGCCCATCGTGAAAGAGACGTTTTTGGCTGAAGAAGCACCGTCGAGAATTTCGACTGTGTCCTTTCCAGCACCGGCTAGGAGGGTTGCCCCACTGACTGCGCCGGATCGATAGGAGAAAAGATCGCCTGAAGCACCGCCTTCAGTCAAAAGACCGGGCGAGACGATTACGTAGTTAGCCATGACTGTAGAGGGTGGTCAGGTTTGAGACACCAGCGGTAATATACGAGCATCAAGCGCTTTGGTCAATCGGATGTGGCCAGATCCAAACCAGCCACACTGCTCCAAGCATTCAAGCAATTGATAGAGCTGAGTCTCTTAAGTCCCATGCGGGTAATTTCTGTAGTTTTTTTGTTCGAATTAAGAGCCATTTTTATTGCTTCAGCAAGCAGGTTGACGTCTCTGTGGTCTGTAAGAATCAGTCCATCGACTTGTTGATTGCAAAATTCTCTGACGGGAGGAACATTGCTTGCAACAATATTTCTACAGCAATGAAGTGCTTCCACAAAACTCCAACTAGCAACATATGGGTGGGTTAGATAAACATGGCAAGAAGAATTTTGAAGCCAATTTATATATGATTTTTCACTTAACCTGCCTATCCACTTCACTTTATGGTCTAATCTCCTCGATTTTAGATATGAGATTGCCCATTGTTTCCAGGATCCTTCTTTAGGCTTAACACCTCCGTAATTCATTTCATCTTCACCAGCTATTTGTATCTCTATTTGTAAGTCCTTTAGTTTCGGTATGCAGCGTATAAATTGTGAAAATCCTCTCATTGGCTCCATGCCCCTAGTTCCATACGTTAGAAATTTTTTTAAAGGATGACTAGGTTGATTTTGGGATATTTTCATATTATATTTATTTGTGTCAATTCCATCAAATATAACTTGACATTTGGTTTGCAGAATTTCTGGAAGTTGTGATTTTTGCCAAATAGTAGGGCTTACGATTTTGTCAGCTGATATTAATTCAAGCGAAATTAGGGAATTTCTTAACCAATGTTTTTGGACAGATTCTGGAGTCAAACTTAATTCTGTATTTTTAGGATCGTATGTATAAACGCTTGATATTGGATTAAACCACCATTCTAAATAACTAATTGTGAGTGAATGCGGCCAAAACAGTTTGGCGTAACTTCCGCAACCCCAACCTGAATGACTAATAATTATGTCTGGTGCCCATGATTGTCTTTTAAGTTCTTCAAAAGCAGATTTATATTGCTCAGCCAAGCGTAATGCACGTTGAGGTGCATTGAGATTTAGATTTTTCAGAAAATCGCCACCCGATTTCCCCTTTAGGCATAAACGTTTGACTCCTTTAAC
Coding sequences within:
- a CDS encoding glycosyltransferase, whose translation is MSRLPQVSFITPAHNRPLELRAALASCLCQSLEDWEAVVVDDHSDQADLKTLVKGLGDPRIRYIKQEPGSSGEAAGRERAIAAARSNILITLDSDDLNHPHRAADCLELLSSESPRLIYTRVNLFSSSNPRGHAKPVFQPFSAPLLEMMNFITNPGTAFNRAAYGAAGGMYNRRLSLATDYDQYLRMARAGVSILGVDRIHVSYRKHAGAVTAGQADSLHAAVMQVRELNAVAPFPLEAIRAHALPELCRNVLENPEQRALWRDDRWMP
- a CDS encoding peptidylprolyl isomerase, encoding MNKDSVVLNSVLDPNPDEWLSIKRINHLHQYISPISKLLKEANLLDQVLDAWIKHELRVEASLSDDGLSNSDNAELKWARNHWGHRLESIYLRHKSMLDLVSYKLLRVAKRDFAYELYHRLKAHENTFEKLCFEFSTGNEKWRGGLFEDQSLALFPVAMQKFISSMHSGDIHPPVKYGEEYAIFKLIKYTSAALDDDGEERLLKLELNNWLEGTRQASYHHLLSEC
- the ribH gene encoding 6,7-dimethyl-8-ribityllumazine synthase, which encodes MATFEGRFTDTSGLRIAVVVARFNDLVTGKLLSGCLDCLARHGIDTSSSSNQLDVAWVPGSFELPIVSQQLARSGRYQVLITLGAVIRGDTPHFDVVVAESSKGIASVARETGVPVIFGVLTTDTMQQALERAGIKSNLGWSYGLQALEMGSLMAALPPVEA
- the psbZ gene encoding photosystem II reaction center protein PsbZ, translating into MQFLNTLTVLALVVMSFALIVAVPVLYASSEDSGRSNRLILLGSGVWVALVLLNWGVSFFVV
- a CDS encoding sulfotransferase family protein; this translates as MRTASQTTPPIFLIGFNKCGTTSFHDYFKANGISSVHWRANTLAMALHQNHLAGQPLLQGIDRWTAYTDMICIPGTPWGGSNSDDQPLIEGSRYFKALHRDYPDALFVLNTRNPFDWIRSRLKHDQGRFAQAYLDALRPDGIRNRRQLKQRWLLDWYQHHSEVLQYFSTEAPKQLLLFHISETPVKRLNRFLAPHFAIQQRRFPHHHRSA
- a CDS encoding glycosyltransferase, encoding MSRFGLAMHLLMALDQGFESLAAVALTSFLLHQRFESLVLVSPAEETFPQLDALAAAFAVPLRHQAIGDAAALHQLPASVRPYFFCIEALQQSDPGRYLYVDADTLCVSNLEALTDLPLSEERPMAAASHGRPMPDRALLLGLETQYHYFNAGVLLFDSSCLAALLTPPDVVQYFLQNRALCRFREQCALNALLRGRLQYLPGQFNLLSWMRPRQQDNPWHELACNPMAYCLPDVRDNAAIVHLSAGALPNRLPAERLERFDLYWLMLQQGLQQPQVAPQLPRYAERW
- a CDS encoding HlyD family secretion protein, which encodes MPTPLKPLKETKSEESSSENRDEQVKLSLTTKQRLGDATNQWLARNRSMVLRQTPVWAQTLAFLMISLSTIAVIAGIFFRIDEVVTVQGQLKSIGGTVEVETPVGGQISGVFFTDGEKVIKGQLLVRFDTRQALERKTTLTKLIEIEQKELQNQLKTFESQLSSLQSREEVLEQRLVTKKLITSEMGELVEQGGFQRLQHLEQLDQVFEMQKQITELKEQKSRLQLQSDQTKLESIKSLDQMKNQLKEINLQLQYQNVHAPATGVVFDPAARSKGVLQSGERILSIVPQEGLYAEVFVPNQDIGFVRSGQQAKVRVDAFPFTRYGEISANVSQIGADVLPPDSAMTFYRFPVKLELNKFYLESRGIQIPLKSGMAITTNLKLREKRLISLLSDLLVDQTDSIRSIRQQ